CCAGGCACGTGGGCACGGTTGGCCGTGCAGCTACGCAAAAAGTTTGACTTTGTACAATCTTGATATGGCCGGGGCCATTCAACTTTCCCACCAGGTTGCACCGGGTATTTTCGCGATACCTGTTCCCATTCCCTACCCCTTCAAGTACGTAAATTGTTATCTCTTACACCCCAACCCGGGTTCTTCCGACGGCCCGGTACTGGTAGATTGCGCTCTGGACACCACCGAAGCGAGGGCCGGCCTGGAAGCGGCCCTGCGCGAGCACGGGCTGGAATTCAGCGACCTCGAGCACCTGGTAATTACCCACCACCACCCCGACCACTACGGCCTGGCCGGCCTGATAGAAGCCCAGGGCCCCAGGGTATGGATGCTGGATGTGGAGCTAGAGCGCGGGCAGGTCTTCTGGACAGAGCCCGAACGCATGAACCAGATCGGCCAGCAACTATTTCGGCAACATGGGGTCGGTGAGCAATACCTGGCCGACCTGGGCCAGGAGATGGCCAAAACCCGCAGCCGGGTGCACCCCGCGCAGAACCCCCAGACCTTCCGCGATGGCGAGACCCTCCAGCTGGCAGGTATGCCCTACCGGGTGGTCTGGACACCCGGCCATGCCGACGGCCACGCCATGTTACTGCGCGAGGACGATGGGGTGCTGCTGGCCGGGGATCAAATCCTGGAGCGCATCTCCCCCAACATCGGCATCTGGGCCTACTCCTATGCCAACCCCCTAAAGCACTACTTCGAGTCGCTGGAAAAAACCGCCGCCCTGGGGGCCTCGAGGGCCTTGCCGGGACACTACCGGCCCATCTTGGATATTGCGGGGCGGGTGGCCGAGCTTCGGGCGCACCACCTGGAACGGCTCGAGTTTTTAGCAGTCCTGATCGGCCATCAACCCCAAACCTGCTGGCAGCTATCGCTCTCGCTCTTCCCAGGCGACCTTAACCTGGCCCAGCGGCGCTTTGCCTGGTCGGAGACTTTGGCCCACCTAGAGTATCTGGTAGCCGAAGGAAAGGTAAAGCGGCTCGAGGAAAACGGGATTGTTCATTACAGCCGATAGTCCATAGCCATGTAAACTGGACTGAGACACCCACCCACCATTTACCCCACCCACGGTATCTGCGAAGCCGGGTAAAGGCAGTCGGTAAAAGAGCATGGGAAAGCGGGAATTACGCAATGGGGAACACAGGAGGTAGGCCATGAGCAAGGTCTATAAAAAGGTGGAGCTGGTCGGCAGCAGTGCAGAGAGCCTCGAGGACGCTATCAAGGTGGCGTTGGCGCGGGCCCGCAAAACCCTGCGCAACCTGGACTGGTTCGAGGTCAAGGAGATTCGCGGCAGCCTGACCGACGGCTACGTGAACACCTACCAGGTGACGCTCCTGGTGGGATTCCGGCTCGAGGAGGAGTAGTTCACCAGGCCAGGGCCATGCCGTCGGCGCGGGGCTCGGTGGCCGCCAAGAAAGCATCTGCTGGTTTCAGAATGACCTGACCCCGGCCAAACGAGGCCCACTCGCTCTGCAAAACCACCTCGTGGCCACGCTCTTTGAGGCCCCATACCAGATGGGAGGGTAGGCTGAGCTCGAGTTCCACCTGCTGGTTGCGCGTCCACTGCCAGCGGGGCGCGTCTAGAGCCGCCTGGGGGTTCATGCCGTAGTCTTCCAGGTTCACCACCACCTGCAGGTGCCCTTGGGGCTGCATGTGCCCCCCCATCACGCCAAAAGGCCCCAAGGGCTTGCCATCGCGGGTCAGAAAGCCCGGAATGATGGTGTGGAAGGGCTTCTTGGCCGGGGCATACTGGTTGGGGTGCCCCTCCTCCAGCACAAAACAGGCCCCTCGGTTCTGTAGCGAGATGCCGGTACCATCCACCACGATCCCCGCCCCAAAGCCCATGTAATTGGACTGAATCAGGGAAACCTGCAGCTCGCCATCGGCGGCGGCCAAATAGACGGTGCCGCCTTTGGGCGCACCAGCCTGCACAGGCAGCGCCCGCTCGCCAATTAGCCTGCGGCGCTGGGCCAGGTAGTCTGCAGAAAGCAGCTCGGCAGGCGAGACGGGCATGAAGCGAGGGTCGGCCACGTACTTTTGCACGTCGGCAAAAGCCAGCTTCATGGCCTCGATCTGGAGGTGAAAGCCCTCCACCGAGTCGCGCGGATACCGCCCTAGCTCAAAGCCCTCCAGGATTTTCAGGGCCATCAGGGCGGCAATGCCTTGCCCGGCCGGGGGTATCTCGTGCACCTCGAGCCCCCGGTAGCGCACCGAGAGCGGCTCCACCCACTCCGAACGGTAGGCGGCCAGGTCGGCCCGGGTCAAAAAACCCCCGGTGGCGGCAGCAAAGTCGGCCATCTGAGCGGCCAGCTTGCCCCGGTAAAAACTCTCCGCGCCGGTGCGGGCAATCTCCCGCAGGGTTTCGGCATGGCGCGGGCTGTGCCAGAGATCACCAGGCCGGGGCGCCCTTCCCCCCGGCATGAAGACCGCCTTGAAGGGCTGAAAACAGGGGTCTTGCAGAGGGCCATATACGGCTTCGATGCGGGGCCAGGTGCGCCCAACCTCGGGCGTGACGGCAAAACCCTCCTCGGCGTAGCGGATGGCCGGGGCGAAGAGCTGCTCGAAGGGCAGCTTGCCAAACTTTTCGTGCAGCATCCGCCAGGCCGAAGGCGCGCCGGGTACCGTGACCGGCAGCCAGCCCCGGGTGGGTACTTGCCCGCTTTGGGCAAAGGTGGCAAAGTCCAGACCCGCCGGGCTCATCCCGTTGGCGTTCAGACCGTGAAGCTTCTGGCCGTCGTGCACCAGGGCAAAAGCGTCGGAACCGATGCCGTTGGAGGTGGGCTCGAGCACCGTCAGGGCAATGGCCATGGCCACCGCGGCATCCACCGCGTTGCCCCCGGCCAAAAGCATCTCCATGCCGGCTAGGGCGGCCTGGGGCTGGCTGGTCGCCACTGCGCCCCGCTTGCCGGCCACCACATTGCGACGGGAGGGATAGGGATACTGGTTGAGGTTCATCACAAAAGACCTTTCTTCATCGCACCAAGCTCAGAGCGAACGCGCACCCGTTGCAACGACCCGGCTCGAGCAAAGAGCACACATCAGGGTGGGCTTTATAGGGGCACGACCTGGGCCGCACAGCCTATTTCTTCATGCGCGGATCGAAGGCATCGCGCAGGCCGTCCCCGATCAGGTTGAAGGCCAGCACCGCCAGAAAAATGGCCAAGCCGGGGAAAAGGGCCATGTGGGGAGCCTGGCTGAGGTAGCCTCGAGCGTCGTTGAGCATCGAACCCCACGAAGGGGTGGGCGGCTGTACCCCCAACCCCAGGAAGGACAGCGTGGCCTCGGCCAGAACCGCGGTGGCGGTGCTCAAACTCACCTGCACAATCAGCGGCCCCAGGATGTTGGGAAGTAGGTGCCGCACGATGATGCGACCATCACCCCCGCCCAGGGCCACCGCCGCCTGCACGTAGTCGCGGGGGCGCTCGGCCAACACCTGTCCCCGAATCAGGCGAGCAAACACAGGCGTTGTGACGACCCCAATGGCCAGCATAGTGTTTTGCAGACTCGGCCCCAGAACGGCAGCCAGGGCAATGGCCAGCACCAGAAAGGGGAAAGCCAGCATGGCATCGGTCAGGCGCATCAGCACATCATCGATCCATCCGCCGTAAAAGCCAGCGATGAGGCCAATCAGACCCCCCAGCACCAGCGCAATTACTACCGAGACCAGGCCCGCCGCCAGCGAGACTCGAGCTCCATAGAAAACCCTCGAGAGGATGTCTCGCCCCAGCTGGTCGGTGCCAAACCAGTGCTTGGCCGAAGGCCCCTGTTGCAAGGCGCTGAAGTCGGTGGCGGTGGGACTATAGGGCACCAGGGTGGGCGCGAAGATAGCCCCCAGCACCAGCAGCAACAAGATGACCATCCCGGCGATAGCCAGGCGGTTAGCAAGAAAGGCACGGAGCGTGCGGTTGTTCATCTCAGTGGTAGCGGATGCGCGGGTCAATGGCCGCATACAAGAGGTCGGTAAGCACGTTAATCAGAAAGACCGCCAGAGCCGAAATCAGCACCACCGCCTGCAAGACCGGGAAGTCGCGATTGAAAACCGAGTCCACCAGCAAGCGCCCAAAGCCGGGAATCGAAAAGACCTGCTCGGTGACCACCGCCCCGCCCAACAGGCCGCCAAGTTGTAATCCGATCACGGTCACGACGGGAATGGCCGCGTTGCGCAGGGCGTGCTTGTAGACCACTACCCGGCCTTCCAGACCCTTGGCTCTTGCGGTACGTACATAGTCCTGCGAGAGTACCTCCAACATGCTGTTGCGGGTGAAGCGGGCAATCGCACCGGCCAGCGCCGTACCCAGGGTGAGGGCAGGCATCAGCATCAGCAGCAGGTTTTTTTGCAGGTCGACCCAGGGCTCGACGTAGCCCGAAGGGGGAATCCAAGCCAGTCGGATGCTGAACAAGTAGATCAGCAGGATACCCAGGAAAAAGTTGGGAATCGAGATGCCCGAAAGGGCCAGCACGGTCACGCCGGCATCGGCAACAGTGTTTCTTCGCAAGGCGGCCAGCACCCCTGCCGGAATACCAATCAGGATGGCCACCAGAAGCGAGAAAAAGCTGAGCTCGAGGGTGGTGGGCAGCTTCTGCCAGATGATTGGGGCCACTTGTTCGTTGCCCCGAATCGAACGCCCTAGATCGCCCTGCATCAGGCTCCACAGCCAGTCGGCGTACTGCACCAGGATGGGCCGGTTGAGCCCTAACTCTTCGCGTATCTGAGCCACCAGCTCCGGCGTGGCCTCCTCGCCCAGCAGCAACCGTGCAGGGTCACCCGGCAGAACCCGGGTCAGGGCAAACACCATCACCGTGACCAGGAGCAAGGTGGGCAACCCACCCACCAGACGCCGCAGGACGAAGAAGAACACCGTGCTTGACTCCTACTGACCGCCCAGGCTCGCACCCCGGAAGCGCAGGATGCCATCGGGGATGACCGGAATTCCGCTCAGGCGGCGGCTCAGGCCGATGGTGGTCTGGGGATGGTACACGTAAATGTAGGGCAGGTCTTCCTGGATGATTTTGGTGATCTGGCTGTACAGGTCGCGGCGGGCTTCCGGCAAGCGCACGGTGCGGGCCCGGTTTAGCAGGTTGTCCACTCGAGCGTTGCAGTAGCCGGAGTAGTTGTTGGCGGCTTTACAGCGCACAAAGTCGTAGATGTTGCCGTCGGGGTCGGGGCGACCACTCCAGCCCACCGCCACGGCCTCGAGCTCCAGTTTGGCCGCCCGATCGAGCAGGGTGCCAAACTCCACCTGTTCGATGCGAACCTGAATACCGGCCTCGGCGGCCATGGCCTGATAGACCTGGGCCAGTTGGGCCAGCACCGGGCCTGGGGCAATGGTCAGGGTAAAGCTGAACCCTTGGGGCCGACCTCCTTCGGCCAGCTTTTGCCGGGCCAGGGCCAGGTCGCGCTTGGGTACCGCAATGCTCTTATCGTGGGCCAGGGTGCCGGGGGGGAAGGGCCCGTTGGAGGGGAGGGCGGTGCCCAGGAACACCACCCGATCGACTACGTCGCGGTCAATGGTGGCGGCAAAAGCCTGACGCAGGGCTTTGTTGGTGAAGGGGCCCCGGGTGTGGTTGAGCCAGATGCCCTGGTAGCCGATACCGGGGAAGTTGTTGACGGTCAGGTTAGGGTTGTTGCGGATGGCCGCCAGATCCTTGGCAGCCACCGGGGTGATGATGCTCACTGCCCCTGAAAGCAGGTTAGCCACCCGCACATCATCGTCGGGGAACGGGCGATAGACCAGTTGTTCGATGCGGGGAAAGCCGCGCTGCCAGTAGTTTTCGTTGCGGGCCAGCACAATACGGTCTTGCCGCCGACGCTCCACAAACTTGAAGGGGCCCGTTCCCACCGGGTTGTTGCCGAACTCGGCCCCCAGCCTCTGGACGGCGGTGGGACTGACCATCATACCCGAGCGGTCGGAGAGGATGGCCAGGAAGGGCGCAAAGGGCTCCTTCAGGATCACCCGCACAGTAGTGGGGTTGACCACCTGCACGTTGGTGATGAGCGAAAGTTCACCCGAGCGACGCGAACCCGGTGCGCTGCGGTAACGGTCGAGGTTAAACTTGACCGCCTCGGCGTTGAAGTCGGTGCCGTCGTGGAACTTGACCCCCTGGCGCAGGGTGAAGACATACACGGTTCCGTTTTCCTCCACCCGCCAACTGGTCGCCAGCATGGGCACGATGCGCAGGTTTTCGTCTAGGTCTACCAGTTTGTCGTAGATCTGGTTGTGCACCTGCCGATCGACCAGGGCGGAAGAAAGTAGGGGGTCGAGGTTGGGTGGATCGGCGTCCAACCCCACCGTGACGGTCTGGGCCAGCCCCAGACCCCCCAGGCTCCAAAGAACAACTGCTGCCAACCACTGTTTCATCTGCCTACCTCCTTGGTTTTTGCCGAGCGTTCAACGGTATTCAAGTGGGCCAACATGGCTTTACGGGCTGCCTCGGGATTGGAAGCCCGAATAGCCTCGAGGATTTTGCGGTGTTCGGCCAAGGTGGATTGCGGTCGGAAGCGCTTGGCCGTGGCCGTCAGGCGGGTCTGGCGTAGCTCTGCTGCCAACAAAACCACAATCTCGCTCAACACCGCGTTCTGGCTCAGTTCGGCCAGGGTCTTGTGAAAATCCAGATCCAGTTCCACAAATCGGTACAGATCGGTGGTTGACGATTGTTGCAGGGAGAGTAGTTCTTCAAGGCGCTGGATTCCCTTGGCATCGCTCCGCTCTGCCGCTAATTCAGCCACCGCCGGTTCCAGGATGCGCCGCACTTCAAACAGCTCAGCAATGAAATCTTCTTCGTGCAGCCTCGAGCGCAGGCGACGGCCAAAACTCTCTGAGGGATAGGCCACCCGCGTCCCGTCCCCCTGGCGGATGTCTACCCAACCGTGGAGCTCGAGGATTCGCAAGGCCTCCCGCACCGAGGAACGGCTTACCCCAAAGCGGCTAGCCAGGTCGCGCTCCCCCGGCAGTTGGTCGCCGGGCCGCCATACGCCATCCTGGAGCAGTTGCTCGAGGTCTTTGGCCAGTTTCTCGGGAATTCGAGTCGGGCGCATCATAAAAGAGTCAACCTCTCTTATTGGTCTGACCACTGAACCAGTAAATGCATGAAGATACAATAAGCTGAAACTTCAGGCTTTATGTAGTAAGCACCACATTCGAGCCCAAGAAGCCCTACACGACTGGTAGTCCAAACCTTAAAAGCCGTTTGCCAGGGGCATCGGAGGAGTCTTTTCAACTTCTGGTCGTCCTGGCCATACCCTGCCAGACTCTGATTGATTCTGACAGCCGCTTGTAGTGAACCTCATTTGTCACGTGGCCCACCCTGCACAGCCAAGCCACACCGGGTCTTCGTGAAAGCCGATCCTACTCCGGCTCGTCCCACCGCAGGGGCCGGATTTGCACACACTTACCGCCCTCCAACACCAGTTCGGTGGCACAGAACATGGCCCGTCCCGTGGCAGCCTTGAAGGGCGTGGGCCGCTGGGTAATAAAACGCCCCAGAAAGCTTTCAATCTCGCCGCCGATAATCGAGTGGATGGGGCCAGTCATACCCACATCACACTGAAGGGCGGTTCCGTTGGCCAAGAAGCCCGCGTCGGCGGTCTGGACGTGGGTATGGGTGCCCAAGAGGGCCGATACCTTGCCTCCCAGGTAGTGCCCCAGGGCATATTTCTCGCTGGTGGCCTCGGCGTGTACCTCGAGCAAGGCATAATCGTGCGGCACCTGGGCCAGCAAGGCCTCAGTGGTGCGAAACGGGTCGTACAGGTTCAGGCCCATATCCACCTGCCCCATCACTTGCATCACCAGCAGCCGTTCTCCGCCGGCTTCCAGTACCCAGTGCCCCTGGCCAGGGGTACCGGGGGGGTAGTTGAGGGCCCGGATGATGGGCTCGGTCTGGATGAGTTCATAGACGTCTTTGTGATCCCAGGCGTGGTTGCCCAGGGTAATTAAGTCGGCCCCGGCCTCTCGCAATTTTCGATAAGCGGGTTTAGACAGACCCTTGCCGTGGTGGGCGTTTTCGCCGTTGACGATTACCAGGTCGTAGTGGGGGCGCAGGTCGGGCAGGTGCATCGCCACTGCCCGCAGGCCGGGGTCGCCAAAAACATCCCCAACAAACAAAACACGCATGTGTCCAGCTTATCGTGCGGACGAAGCTGTGGAGGTGTAAAAGACCACACCCATCCGCCCAGGTTCGCATAACCCCTTAGGCGCCTTTATGCTTTGGTTGGCGCGCTTATGCCAGGATAGATGGCCTCGAGCTCGCCCCAGAGCCGCTCCAGGCTATCCGCAGGGAGCCGGCAAGCCCCCTGCCGGCACAAGTAGGCCAGTCTCGGCAAGCGGTTTTGCAAGACCGGCAGCAAATCGGGCGACCCATAGACCAGGGTGGTGAGGGGTAAGAACCACCGGCGCACCGGCTCAACGAGTTCCGACGGCGCTACCAATGCCAGCTCGGTGCCCTGGGTGCCCACCAGGTGCGCTTGTAGCAAAGCCGGAAAGCCAAAAGCGTTGCGAACCAGGCTCTGAGCAAAAAGCTCGACTGCCGACAGGGCTACTTGGTGCCAGTCGGGGCGTTCGTACAGCGCGGCCAGGCGGAACAAGAGCTCGGCGGCCGAGGCGCTCCCCGATGGATAGGGCCCCTCGTAGGCGTCCCGAGCCTTGACCGGCAGGGTCGGATCGAGCGAGTCGCGGAAGCCCCCCTCTGGCTCTTTGAAGTGGGTCAGGATGGCCTCGGCCAGACGCCGCGCTGCCTCGAGCCACTCCCCTTCCCCTGTGGCCTCGAAGAGTGCCAGCAGGCCTAGCCCGTAGTGGGCCTGATCACTCAAATAGGCTTGGGGCTTCAGCAGACCCCCGCGCCAGGTATGGCGCAGTAGACCGTCCTGGTACATCACCTTCAGCACAAACCTGGCATTTTTTCGGGCGGCCTCGAGGTATCCAGGTTCGTCCAACCAGCGCCCCGCGTCAGCCAAAGCCCGCAGCATCAGGCCGTTCCAGTCGGCCAGCACCTTGTCGTCGGTAAGGGGCGGAATGCGTTGCCGGCGGGCCTCGTAGAGCCTCTTGCGCACGCTTTCGACCCAGTTTTGATAGGCTTCAGGCCCCAGGCCCAGATGCTGCATGAGGGCTTCGTCGGGGAAGCGGCGCTCGAGGATGTTGGTGTGCTCCCAGTTGCCGGCCTGCGAAACCCCAAAAAGCTGGATGGCCGCGTCGGCTTCTGGCCCCAGGATTTCGCGGATTTCGGCCTCCTGCCAGACGTAGAACTTGCCCTCCACCCCTTCCGAGTCGGCATCCTGGGCCGAGTAGAAGCCACCCTCCGGCCCGGTCATCTCGCGCAGCACATAGTCCAGGGTCTCCTTTGCAATCCGCCGGTAAAGGCGGGCCTGCGCCTCGCTGGCCTGGCCCAGCCTGCTTGCGCCTGCGTAGATGCGGGCCAACTGCGCGTTGTCATAGAGCATCTTCTCGAAGTGGGGCACCCGCCAGATGTGGTCTACTGCGTAGCGGTGAAAACCACCCCCCACCTGGTCGTAGAGGCCCCCCTCGGCCATGCGCTCGAGCGTTAGTTGCAGGTGCTTCCAGGCGGTGGCATCCCCCAGCCAGGCGTGCGAAAGCAGGTACGCGAGGGCCGGCGACTGGGGAAACTTGGGCGCCCCGCCAAACCCACCATAGGCCGGGTCAAAGGCCCTGGAGAGCCCCGTCAGCGCAACGGCATGCAAGTCTTCCGGCAGGGTACCCCCTCGAGGCTGGAGCTGTTCTTGCAGGTAGGCAGTGAGTTGCTCGGCGTTTTCCAGCACTTCTTTTTGCTGGTTGAGCCAGGCCTGGTGCACCCCAACCAGCACCCGGCGGAAGCTGGGAAAGCCCTGGCGATCTTGTGGCGGCCAGTAAGTACCGCCAAAAAAAGGCCGCAGATCGGGCATCAGGAACATGTTCATGGGCCAGCCGCCCGAGCCGGTCATGGCTTGCAAAGCCGACATGTAGACGTGATCCACGTCGGGCAGTTCCTCTCGATCTACCTTGATGGGCACAAAATGGGCGTTGAGAAAGGCCGCAACTTCCGGATCTTCGAAACTTTCCCGCTCCATCACGTGACACCAGTGGCAAGTAGCGTAGCCCACAGAGAGAAAAATGGGCTTGTTCTCGCTGCGGGCTTTTGCAAAAGCCTCCTCGCCCCAGGGGTACCAGTCCACCGGGTTGTGGGCGTGCTGCAGCAGATAGGGGCTGCTTTCATGAGCTAAGCGGTTAGGCACTCATCCAGGCTAGCTTTAGCACGCTAAAGTAAAAGTAGCGTGGCTCGCCTCCCGCTCTCGTCCGAGGCCCTCCGGTACCTGAGCTGCCGGCTATTGGCCGGCCTGATTGACCTGGGGGTGATGAGCGGATTGCAGTTTGGCATCGTGGGTGCGGCCAGGGCCTTATTTCCCCCCACCGTTCCAGGCCATCATTTTTCCGCCGAGGGCTTGCTTCTTTTTGGGGTGTTCTCGCCATTGGCCTGGTTTTTGTATTCGGTACAGCCCTTGACTCGGTCGGGCGCCACCCTGGGCAAGGAAATACTGGGGTTGCGGGTGGTTGGGCAAGGGGGTCACCATCCCACCCTGCTGCAAGCCTTTGTGCGCGAAAGCGCCGGGCGCTGGCTGAATGCAATGGTGCTGGGCTTGGGGTTGTTGTTTGTTTTTTGGGACAAAGATCGGCAAGCCCTGCACGATATGGTCGCAGATACTTTCGTAGTATGGACGAATACAGTACCCCGAACCAGCCATTTGCTACACTGACATGTTGTGAGCGACAGCAACACCAAGACCCGTAGCCAGAGCAAACCCGCCACCCGCACCCCGCCTTTGTACAAGGTCTTGTTGCTCAACGACGACTACACCCCCATGGATTTCGTGGTAGAGGTCTTGATGCGGTTCTTCAAGAAAAGCGAGCTCGAGGCCACCCGCATCATGCTTCAGGTACACCACGCGGGGGTAGGCGTGGCAGGTGTTTACCCCTTTGAAATTGCCGAGACCAAGGTGAGCCAGGTGATGGATGCTGCTAGTGCCGAGGGGCACCCGCTGCAATGCATCATGGAGCCGGAGTAATTTGGCCCTTGGCACAAGGATTACAGCGCTCTTCACAGACGTGGCCGCCCACGAAAACGAGAAGGGACAAGCAGACGTGCCTCACCGAGGTGAGGCACGCTTGTCTGCGTTGCGTCTGGGCCAGGTTATCCACGTTGTGGCTAACCTGGCAGACGCATGTTACGCACTGGGGCGTGGGCCACGGGTGCTTGGGTTTCGAGTTTCCCGGCGGCCACTGTTCTGTCCTGGACAAAAGATTCTTATACCAGATTCGGTTAGTTCGTCACCGAATGGTGACGAACTAACCCGACCGAAGGGAGTGCTCTAGGATTCAAAAAGATAGCCTCTTGGTTTTTGGTTTTGAAGAGTATCTTTTTGAATCCGGTATTAGTGCTCTGGTAACAAAATACGCAGTATGGGGTTTAGCCTTCAGGACGCGCCGTGTCTCGTAAACCTGGGCCTTCGGTGCCTTGCCTGTACGGTCATGCAAAAAGCACCCCACCCCGCTTCGCCCCTTCCCTCCCCTACTGCCTAGGGGAGGCCAGGTGGGGTGGCTGACCTGGCCCTTCACCCAGCGGATTGGGGGCCTTGCCTGATACCCTCCCCCACCCTCCCTACGCGGTAGGGAGGGCGTTTTTAGGCCATCTCGGGGGCCGAAGTGGGATGGAATCTCTACAACGATGTATTCGGGGTGCGGTACATAACTTCGGAAATTTAGTTACCAGACCATTAGTCCCCGATGGCTCAATATTTGTGAAGAGCG
This genomic stretch from Meiothermus sp. harbors:
- a CDS encoding MBL fold metallo-hydrolase → MAGAIQLSHQVAPGIFAIPVPIPYPFKYVNCYLLHPNPGSSDGPVLVDCALDTTEARAGLEAALREHGLEFSDLEHLVITHHHPDHYGLAGLIEAQGPRVWMLDVELERGQVFWTEPERMNQIGQQLFRQHGVGEQYLADLGQEMAKTRSRVHPAQNPQTFRDGETLQLAGMPYRVVWTPGHADGHAMLLREDDGVLLAGDQILERISPNIGIWAYSYANPLKHYFESLEKTAALGASRALPGHYRPILDIAGRVAELRAHHLERLEFLAVLIGHQPQTCWQLSLSLFPGDLNLAQRRFAWSETLAHLEYLVAEGKVKRLEENGIVHYSR
- a CDS encoding dodecin; translated protein: MSKVYKKVELVGSSAESLEDAIKVALARARKTLRNLDWFEVKEIRGSLTDGYVNTYQVTLLVGFRLEEE
- a CDS encoding gamma-glutamyltransferase family protein; translation: MNLNQYPYPSRRNVVAGKRGAVATSQPQAALAGMEMLLAGGNAVDAAVAMAIALTVLEPTSNGIGSDAFALVHDGQKLHGLNANGMSPAGLDFATFAQSGQVPTRGWLPVTVPGAPSAWRMLHEKFGKLPFEQLFAPAIRYAEEGFAVTPEVGRTWPRIEAVYGPLQDPCFQPFKAVFMPGGRAPRPGDLWHSPRHAETLREIARTGAESFYRGKLAAQMADFAAATGGFLTRADLAAYRSEWVEPLSVRYRGLEVHEIPPAGQGIAALMALKILEGFELGRYPRDSVEGFHLQIEAMKLAFADVQKYVADPRFMPVSPAELLSADYLAQRRRLIGERALPVQAGAPKGGTVYLAAADGELQVSLIQSNYMGFGAGIVVDGTGISLQNRGACFVLEEGHPNQYAPAKKPFHTIIPGFLTRDGKPLGPFGVMGGHMQPQGHLQVVVNLEDYGMNPQAALDAPRWQWTRNQQVELELSLPSHLVWGLKERGHEVVLQSEWASFGRGQVILKPADAFLAATEPRADGMALAW
- a CDS encoding ABC transporter permease; its protein translation is MNNRTLRAFLANRLAIAGMVILLLLVLGAIFAPTLVPYSPTATDFSALQQGPSAKHWFGTDQLGRDILSRVFYGARVSLAAGLVSVVIALVLGGLIGLIAGFYGGWIDDVLMRLTDAMLAFPFLVLAIALAAVLGPSLQNTMLAIGVVTTPVFARLIRGQVLAERPRDYVQAAVALGGGDGRIIVRHLLPNILGPLIVQVSLSTATAVLAEATLSFLGLGVQPPTPSWGSMLNDARGYLSQAPHMALFPGLAIFLAVLAFNLIGDGLRDAFDPRMKK
- a CDS encoding ABC transporter permease encodes the protein MFFFVLRRLVGGLPTLLLVTVMVFALTRVLPGDPARLLLGEEATPELVAQIREELGLNRPILVQYADWLWSLMQGDLGRSIRGNEQVAPIIWQKLPTTLELSFFSLLVAILIGIPAGVLAALRRNTVADAGVTVLALSGISIPNFFLGILLIYLFSIRLAWIPPSGYVEPWVDLQKNLLLMLMPALTLGTALAGAIARFTRNSMLEVLSQDYVRTARAKGLEGRVVVYKHALRNAAIPVVTVIGLQLGGLLGGAVVTEQVFSIPGFGRLLVDSVFNRDFPVLQAVVLISALAVFLINVLTDLLYAAIDPRIRYH
- a CDS encoding ABC transporter substrate-binding protein, which gives rise to MKQWLAAVVLWSLGGLGLAQTVTVGLDADPPNLDPLLSSALVDRQVHNQIYDKLVDLDENLRIVPMLATSWRVEENGTVYVFTLRQGVKFHDGTDFNAEAVKFNLDRYRSAPGSRRSGELSLITNVQVVNPTTVRVILKEPFAPFLAILSDRSGMMVSPTAVQRLGAEFGNNPVGTGPFKFVERRRQDRIVLARNENYWQRGFPRIEQLVYRPFPDDDVRVANLLSGAVSIITPVAAKDLAAIRNNPNLTVNNFPGIGYQGIWLNHTRGPFTNKALRQAFAATIDRDVVDRVVFLGTALPSNGPFPPGTLAHDKSIAVPKRDLALARQKLAEGGRPQGFSFTLTIAPGPVLAQLAQVYQAMAAEAGIQVRIEQVEFGTLLDRAAKLELEAVAVGWSGRPDPDGNIYDFVRCKAANNYSGYCNARVDNLLNRARTVRLPEARRDLYSQITKIIQEDLPYIYVYHPQTTIGLSRRLSGIPVIPDGILRFRGASLGGQ
- a CDS encoding FadR/GntR family transcriptional regulator, whose protein sequence is MMRPTRIPEKLAKDLEQLLQDGVWRPGDQLPGERDLASRFGVSRSSVREALRILELHGWVDIRQGDGTRVAYPSESFGRRLRSRLHEEDFIAELFEVRRILEPAVAELAAERSDAKGIQRLEELLSLQQSSTTDLYRFVELDLDFHKTLAELSQNAVLSEIVVLLAAELRQTRLTATAKRFRPQSTLAEHRKILEAIRASNPEAARKAMLAHLNTVERSAKTKEVGR
- a CDS encoding TIGR00282 family metallophosphoesterase, with protein sequence MRVLFVGDVFGDPGLRAVAMHLPDLRPHYDLVIVNGENAHHGKGLSKPAYRKLREAGADLITLGNHAWDHKDVYELIQTEPIIRALNYPPGTPGQGHWVLEAGGERLLVMQVMGQVDMGLNLYDPFRTTEALLAQVPHDYALLEVHAEATSEKYALGHYLGGKVSALLGTHTHVQTADAGFLANGTALQCDVGMTGPIHSIIGGEIESFLGRFITQRPTPFKAATGRAMFCATELVLEGGKCVQIRPLRWDEPE
- a CDS encoding thioredoxin domain-containing protein, with the protein product MPNRLAHESSPYLLQHAHNPVDWYPWGEEAFAKARSENKPIFLSVGYATCHWCHVMERESFEDPEVAAFLNAHFVPIKVDREELPDVDHVYMSALQAMTGSGGWPMNMFLMPDLRPFFGGTYWPPQDRQGFPSFRRVLVGVHQAWLNQQKEVLENAEQLTAYLQEQLQPRGGTLPEDLHAVALTGLSRAFDPAYGGFGGAPKFPQSPALAYLLSHAWLGDATAWKHLQLTLERMAEGGLYDQVGGGFHRYAVDHIWRVPHFEKMLYDNAQLARIYAGASRLGQASEAQARLYRRIAKETLDYVLREMTGPEGGFYSAQDADSEGVEGKFYVWQEAEIREILGPEADAAIQLFGVSQAGNWEHTNILERRFPDEALMQHLGLGPEAYQNWVESVRKRLYEARRQRIPPLTDDKVLADWNGLMLRALADAGRWLDEPGYLEAARKNARFVLKVMYQDGLLRHTWRGGLLKPQAYLSDQAHYGLGLLALFEATGEGEWLEAARRLAEAILTHFKEPEGGFRDSLDPTLPVKARDAYEGPYPSGSASAAELLFRLAALYERPDWHQVALSAVELFAQSLVRNAFGFPALLQAHLVGTQGTELALVAPSELVEPVRRWFLPLTTLVYGSPDLLPVLQNRLPRLAYLCRQGACRLPADSLERLWGELEAIYPGISAPTKA
- a CDS encoding RDD family protein; protein product: MARLPLSSEALRYLSCRLLAGLIDLGVMSGLQFGIVGAARALFPPTVPGHHFSAEGLLLFGVFSPLAWFLYSVQPLTRSGATLGKEILGLRVVGQGGHHPTLLQAFVRESAGRWLNAMVLGLGLLFVFWDKDRQALHDMVADTFVVWTNTVPRTSHLLH
- the clpS gene encoding ATP-dependent Clp protease adapter ClpS, whose amino-acid sequence is MSDSNTKTRSQSKPATRTPPLYKVLLLNDDYTPMDFVVEVLMRFFKKSELEATRIMLQVHHAGVGVAGVYPFEIAETKVSQVMDAASAEGHPLQCIMEPE